From Panulirus ornatus isolate Po-2019 chromosome 67, ASM3632096v1, whole genome shotgun sequence, a single genomic window includes:
- the LOC139747154 gene encoding uncharacterized protein yields the protein MGDYVTSFLLTLSSLVWEAVVETAGGTQEEWAQLDVRNGMDLLKDAALQLLQVVEEPATKFFSFEGFFSPLATLGVYVLFPLALIFTLYLSLVLWASSSIHTADHHLHVTIEELNSKADQITEGIAALAQIYIDNPPIGYRRSHSGKDTPVTSPDGRTRVSKTK from the exons ATGGGAGACTACGTAACAAGTTTCCTACTGACGTTATCCTCAC TTGTGTGGGAGGCAGTGGTAGAAACAGCTGGAGGGACACAAGAGGAGTGGGCGCAGCTTGATGTGAGAAATGGCATGGACCTGCTGAAGGATGCTGCCCTTCAATTACTGCAAGTGGTGGAGGAACCTGCCACGAAGTTCTTCTCGTTCGAAGGATTCTTTTCTCC GCTGGCCACACTGGGTGTGTATGTACTCTTTCCTTTGGCACTGATTTTCACGCTGTACCTGAGCCTGGTACTCTGGGCCTCCTCCAGCATTCACACGGCAGATCACCACCTTCATGT GACCATTGAGGAGTTGAACTCCAAGGCTGATCAGATCACAGAGGGCATTGCAGCTCTGGCACAGATTTACATAGACAATCCTCCAATTGGATACAGACGCAGCCACAGTGGAAAAGATACACCCGTTACTTCCCCTGATGGGCGTACAAGAGTATCCAAAACAAAATGA
- the LOC139747224 gene encoding uncharacterized protein yields METKGVLFVALLTVCVVSHSTQEALQDVMQTSPGLQHPIADAIERLAAEGKQWLVRIQQKQQVEQNTLEEQKDPQDTHQNEGITEEQEEQELEQQLPQQESHRRGRAFTEEEGKREETQAEERLFLGGVDDNQQLTISLPGLLSGIFFAIIAVFFFKVVAAIITGRDLSYWTNWANRFISPPHYPPSYYPDHSTYTAYRALEEVPNKYQ; encoded by the exons ATGGAGACGAAAG GTGTTTTGTTTGTGGCCCTCCTgacggtgtgtgtggtgagccacAGCACGCAGGAGGCGCTGCAGGATGTGATGCAAACCTCACCAGGGCTGCAGCACCCCATCGCAGACGCCATCGAACGGCTGGCCGCGGAGGGGAAGCAGTGGCTGGTCAGGATACAACAGAAACAACAAGTGGAGCAGAACACCCTTGAGGAACAGAAGGACCCTCAGGACACGCATCAGAACGAAGGGATAACAGAAGAACAGGAGGAACAAGAGTTAGAACAGCAGCTGCCACAGCAGGAGAGTCACAGGAGGGGAAGGGCGttcacggaggaggaggggaagagagaggagactcAGGCAGAGGAACGTTTGTTCCTAGGAGGCGTGGACGACAACCAGCAGTTGACCATAAGCCTTCCCGGTCTCCTCTCGGGCATCTTCTTCGCCATCATCGCCGTCTTCTTCTTCAAGGTGGTGGCGGCCATCATCACGGGCCGGGACCTCTCCTACTGGACCAACTGGGCCAACCGGTTCATCAGCCCGCC gcATTACCCACCCAGCTACTACCCCGATCACAGCACCTACACCGCCTACAGGGCACTGGAGGAGGTGCCCAACAAGTACCAGTGA
- the LOC139747022 gene encoding uncharacterized protein, whose protein sequence is MDFKGAMMLAVAAVLVVLLQEVTADGVITTTEPITGQDPAIYGGSDTKLPLEGITIPENALSIGFESIGIFLLLAGVVGFIAYVVLGVDKTVDATATGAYPYPPHTTYSAPATNNYGASGSAYAQEESYNVHRNIDKAAAKYQ, encoded by the exons ATGGATTTCAAGG GAGCGATGATGCTGGCAGTGGCGGCGGTGCTCGTGGTGCTTCTGCAGGAGGTAACGGCGGATGGCGTCATTACGACCACGGAGCCCATCACCGGCCAGGACCCAGCCATCTACGGCGGCAGCGACACTAAACTCCCTCTGGAGGGCATCACGATCCCGGAGAACGCCCTTAGCATAGGCTTCGAGTCCATCGGGATATTCCTCCTGCTGGCGGGGGTGGTCGGCTTCATCGCCTACGTGGTATTGGGCGTCGACAAGACAGTGGATGCGACAGCCACAGGAGCTTACCCTTACCCACCCCACAC AACCTACTCAGCGCCCGCCACCAATAACTACGGCGCCTCTGGCAGCGCCTACGCCCAGGAGGAGAGCTACAACGTCCACCGCAACATCGACAAGGCGGCCGCCAAGTACCAGTGA